TCCGGGACGATGATTGATGGCGTGCTGGAGGGAACCCTCAGCGCCGCCTTTGTCGACGGGCCGCTGTCGCACCCGGAGCTGGAGGGGATGCCGGTCTACCGGGAAGAGATGATGCTGGTCACGCCAGCCGGGCACGCGGAGGTCGCCCGCGCCACGCAGGTTAGCGGCAGCGACGTTTACGCTTTTCGCGCGAACTGCTCGTACCGTCGACATCTGGAAAGCTGGTTTCATGCGGACAGAGCCACCCCCGGCCGCATTCATGAGATGGAGTCCTATCACGGCATGCTCGCCTGCGTCATTGCGGGCGCGGGCATCGCGCTGATGCCGCGCTCGATGCTGGAGAGTATGCCGGGACATCATCAGGTTGAAGCCTGGCCGCTGGCGGAAAACTGGCGCTGGCTCACTACCTGGCTGGTGTGGCGGCGCGGGGCGATGACCCGCCAGCTGGAAGCCTTTATAGCGCTGCTAAACGAACGTCTTCAACCAGCGCCTTCTCCATAAACAGGCTGAGCGGATCGTCAGCGTACGGGGCAAACGCCGGACGCAAATCGTACCCGCACTGCTCGTACAGGCGAACCGCAGCGCGCTGTTTGATGCCCGTCTCCAGCCTTACCGTGTGGCAATGGCGGCTCAGGGCCTCATCTTCCAGGGCGGCCAGCAGCGTCTCGCCGAGATGCTGCCCGCGATGGGCCGGATCGATATAGACCCGCTTCATCTCCCCCGTTCCGTCGCCGTTGAGCACGATGGCTCCGCAGCCTACGGCGTGCAGCTGCTGGTCACGAATGACCATCAGGATCAGCGAGGCTTCCGGCAGCGCGGACAGG
This region of Enterobacter asburiae genomic DNA includes:
- the ptrR gene encoding putrescine utilization regulator PtrR, with translation MDLTQLEMFNAVALTGSITQAAQKVHRVPSNLTTRIRQLEADLGVELFIRENQRLRLSPAGHNFLRYSRQILALVDEARMVVAGDEPQGLFALGALESTAAVRIPETLAQFNQRYPRIQFALSTGPSGTMIDGVLEGTLSAAFVDGPLSHPELEGMPVYREEMMLVTPAGHAEVARATQVSGSDVYAFRANCSYRRHLESWFHADRATPGRIHEMESYHGMLACVIAGAGIALMPRSMLESMPGHHQVEAWPLAENWRWLTTWLVWRRGAMTRQLEAFIALLNERLQPAPSP
- a CDS encoding GNAT family N-acetyltransferase — translated: MYSITSESARHPDILTLIAALDRYQSELYPAESNHLLDLSALPEASLILMVIRDQQLHAVGCGAIVLNGDGTGEMKRVYIDPAHRGQHLGETLLAALEDEALSRHCHTVRLETGIKQRAAVRLYEQCGYDLRPAFAPYADDPLSLFMEKALVEDVRLAAL